One window of Enterobacter sp. RHBSTW-00175 genomic DNA carries:
- a CDS encoding magnesium transporter, whose product MSYSIHNNTPAFTESAVAQYMNTDFIVLDISLCVALARVQFFEKLKDDDIPSHIFIEDQGRLAGMVAVRKLLQAVDTVQPVRALMIAEFIQLKPEDERSDVTGLLAHGGADVIPVVTHGKLVGCLTEREIAHLLEDDVTEDAQRQGATLPLEKPYLETSPFSLWKKRAVWLLLLFIAEAYTSSVIQHFEEALESAIALAFFIPLLIGTGGNSGTQITSTLVRAMALGEVHLRDVGRVLRKEMTTSLMIAVTLGLAGCVRAWMMGIGMEITLIVSLTLVCITLWSAIVSSVIPMVLKRCGIDPAVVSAPFIATLIDGTGLIIYFKIAQYTLGLE is encoded by the coding sequence ATGTCTTACTCCATCCACAACAATACTCCAGCATTCACTGAAAGCGCAGTCGCGCAATATATGAATACCGATTTTATCGTTCTCGATATTTCGTTATGCGTGGCGCTGGCACGTGTACAGTTTTTCGAAAAATTAAAAGACGATGATATTCCGTCGCATATTTTTATCGAAGACCAGGGACGTCTGGCGGGCATGGTTGCCGTACGCAAATTATTGCAGGCTGTCGATACGGTGCAGCCGGTCCGGGCGCTGATGATAGCGGAATTTATTCAGCTGAAACCGGAAGATGAACGCTCAGATGTTACCGGGCTGCTGGCTCATGGCGGAGCGGATGTGATACCGGTGGTCACGCACGGCAAACTGGTCGGGTGCCTCACCGAGCGTGAAATCGCGCATCTGCTGGAAGATGACGTAACCGAAGATGCTCAGCGTCAGGGTGCCACGCTGCCGCTGGAAAAACCCTATCTGGAAACCAGTCCATTCAGCCTGTGGAAAAAGCGCGCCGTCTGGCTGCTGTTGTTGTTTATTGCCGAAGCTTACACCAGCTCCGTAATTCAGCATTTTGAAGAAGCGCTGGAATCCGCCATTGCCCTGGCGTTCTTTATTCCTCTGCTGATTGGTACCGGCGGCAACAGCGGCACGCAGATCACCTCCACGCTGGTGCGTGCGATGGCGCTGGGCGAAGTGCATTTACGCGACGTCGGGCGGGTGCTGCGAAAAGAGATGACCACCTCGTTAATGATTGCTGTCACCCTGGGGCTGGCGGGCTGCGTTCGCGCCTGGATGATGGGCATCGGTATGGAAATCACCCTTATTGTCAGCCTGACGCTGGTCTGCATTACGCTGTGGAGTGCGATTGTCTCGTCCGTGATCCCGATGGTGCTTAAGCGCTGCGGTATCGATCCTGCCGTGGTGTCGGCCCCGTTTATCGCCACGCTTATCGACGGTACCGGGCTGATTATCTACTTCAAGATTGCCCAGTACACGCTGGGGCTGGAGTAA